Genomic window (Verrucomicrobiota bacterium):
CCAGTTTTGCCAATCGCCATTTTGAAATCCAAAACTAGAATCGCCTTATGGAACTCATGATCAAACTCCGCAACAGTGAAACACATCCGACTCGGTTCGCGGGAAGTGTTCATCTCACGGCAAGGCGTTACTCCTTAATCTGTCGATTGGCAATTCCGGCGCGGGTTTGCTTTCGGCGGAATCGCCGGTAGGCCGCGCGGCATTGCGGATATTTGCGGCCCAGGATTGCCACCGCAAAGAGCGCGGCGTTGATCGCTCCCGGTTTGCCAATGGCGAGGGTCCCGACCGGCACCCCCGCCGGCATTTGCACGATGGAGAGCAGCGAGTCCATTCCGTGCAGCGCTTTGGATTCCATCGGCACCCCGAGCACGGGCAACTCGGTTTTCGCCGCCGTCACGCCTGGCAAGTGCGCCGCGCCGCCCGCGCCGGCGATGATGACTTCCAGACCACGCGATGCAGCGCTGCCGACATACTCGAACAGCACATCGGGCGTTCGGTGCGCTGAGATCACCTGGACTTCATACGGGACGTTGAGTTCTTTGAGCTTCGCCGCGGCGTGTTGCATGGTTTCCCAGTCCGAATGGCTGCCCATGATGATTCCGACGAGAGGTTTGGTTTTCGATGGCATAGGAAGAACCGAAGTGTTGAAGAGTTAAATCGTTAATGGGTTAAATAGGTTCAATAGGAGAACTGCCGCCTTGAGGTCTAACAGAAAGTCCACGGATGTTGGGCGTCCTCAAAACTTTTGCCGCGCATTAATTTCTGGTTCCGGATGAGTTGAGGCTTGTTTCGGCTTTGGAAATGACCTTCGGACTGGCCACTTTTTCCAAAGCATCGAGCACGAGGCTCGGCTTCAGCAATTCAGGCAATACCACCGGCGGCTTTGTGACGTCGGCGGGATACGCCAGCACGAGCGGGACGCCGGCGCGTTCATATCGCTTCAACTCCTCCGTGATCGCCGGATCCTCGTTCGTGTAATCGCCCAGAAATGAAACGGCGTCGATCTCCTTCAGCTTCGCTTGAACGGAAGGAATTTCGATGCTGGTCTTCTTGTTCAGTTGACAGGTCACGCACCAATCCGCCGTGAAATCGACAAACACGGGATGACCGGCAGCACGGGCCTCCGTCACTCCTTTGGCGCTCCAGGCGCGCCACTGAATTCCGTCGGAATGCCCGAGAACAGTTTGACTCGTCTTGGCCACTCGCGCGGGAGAACGCCAGTTCAACTGACCTTCCAAGGCGTAGAAGTAACCGCACGCCAGCACGAGAACGCTCGCGGCGGCCGCGATTCCCTGGCGCTTGCCACCCCGTTGAACGAACTCACCCCAAATCCAGGAAGCCATCGCAACCGTTGCCAGGAAAATGCCGATCCACAAAACGCCGTCGCGACCGAAGTGGGCCGTCGTCAGCCAAAGAAGCCAAACCGCGGTGGCCAACATTGGAAAGCCCATGGCGATTTTGAATTTTTCCATCCACACTCCCGGTCTGGGCAAAAACTTCAACCAGCCTGGATTCCAGCTCAGGACGACGTAGGGCGCAGCCAGGCCGAGGCCAATCGTGGCAAACATCAGCGCGACAATTGCGGGCGGTTGCGCGAATGCGAAACCCAGTGCGACCCCAAGGAACGGCGCCGTGCATGGAGTCGCCAGCGCCGTCGCCAGCACGCCGTTGAAGAACGCGCCGGCACTGCCTTCCTTGCTCGCAAGCGTGCCGGCCGCTTGCATGGCCCCGCCTCCGAGTGTGACCTCGAACAAGCCAAAGAGGTTCAAGGCGACCAACGTGACCAACATGGTCATGCCTACCAAGAACTGCGGATTCTGAAATTGCATCCCCCAACTGGCGGCTCGACCCGCTTGCTGCACGCCGATGACGATTCCCGCCAACACTAAAAATGAAACCAAGACGCCCGAGGCATAGACCAAACCCAACTGCCGCACGCGGCGCGGATCTTCTTTGCTCTGGTTGACAAAGCCCAAAATCTTCAGCGCGATTACGGGCAACACGCACGGCATGATGTTCAGAATGAGGCCGCCCAAGAACGCCAGGAAGAGCATGTTCACGAGCGATTTCTTTTGCGGCGCCGCCCCGCTCGGTGCTGCCGCACTCGTCTGCGACGCCTTCACTTCCGGGCCGGCGGCGAGACTCAGACTAACTTCATGGGCCTGACTTGCAGGCGCCGTGGAAGATTTCACGACGACCAAACCGGCGATGCGCTCCGGCCATTTGTCCCCGAGTTTCTTTACGATCTTGCGGATCGCCACGGTGTTGCTTGGCGAATTGAGGCGCTCGGTCGTGCCGCCCACTTCGTAGTCGTCGCTGGCGTACGGATAGAAATCCGCGATTTCTGGTTTCGATCCGGTATCCCATTCGATCACAAGGGGGCGCGAATCGTCGGTGGCACCACCGTCCCAGCGGGCCTTGACCGGGATGGCGTTGGAGGTGGCAGGCAATTTCTTTCGCCAGGACTCGATCAGTCCTGCGTCTGAAGAGGGCTCGGGCGCGGAGGCGATTGTCAGCTTCGTTTCTACATCGGCTTTTCCCGGCAGACAAAGCTCCTCGCACTCCAACCAGGAAACGGTTGCTTTGATGGCTGCCGAACCCAACGCGGCATCGCTGGTGAGTTTCAGCGGGACCAGCAGAACAACTTCATCGTGGTAAACGTAAGTTGTCAGATCGGCCGCGGTGTATTTTTCGGGAGTCGGCCATTGGATTTCTCCGGCCGTGATCCCTGGAGGCAACCGCCATTCGATTTTTGTCGGTGCTCCGGAGTCGCCGCCGTAGCGCCAGTACGTGTGCCACTTCGGCGGCATGCGCAGCTCGACGCCTGCCATCACAAGGTCACCCGGCCGCGCGGCATTGGCGGATAGCGCCAGACGGGCTTTGGTTCTCTCGGCGGCTGAGAGCGGGGCTGCCAGAAGGTGGAGACAACCCAGCAGCGCGAAAAGACGGGCGAGTTTCATACCAAACCAGCGCGGGCTGACACCGCAACGACCCCATACGGACACTTCACCGCCGCGCTGGGGGTTCAAAGTTTAAGGTTTCGAGTTCAAAGTTCTGCCAGAAAGACAAGAGTCTGTGACATCGTGGTATTAGATGCATGAAACGGGAAAATATTGAAATAAATTCATTCGGAGGATGCGCAACGCGGCGCAACGCGCGCAACGCGCAGTTTGAAGTTTCACGTCGCTGGTCTTTCTTCTAACTTCGCGCCATGTTCAAGCCATCCGACTTGTACGACCTTTCTCAAACCGAGCACGCCGCGATTTTCGAGAGCTGCGAATATGCGTGGGAAGTCTTGGCGCGAATCAGCGACTACCTCAAAAGGAACGTCAGTCCTGCGTTGCACAATCGTTGCGACGGGCGAGCGTATATTGGCGAACAGGTGTACATCGGTCCGGGAACGCTCGTCGAGGATGGCGCCATGATCAAAGGCCCCGCTATCATCGGACGGAACTGCCAGATTCGTCATAACGCTTACATCCGCGAGCACGTTATCATCGGAGACGACTGCGTGGTCGGTAACTCGTGCGAATTGAAGAATTCCTTCCTGTTCAATGATTGCCAAGTTCCCCACTTCAACTATGTGGGCGACTCCGTCATCGGCCACAAAGCTCACCTTGGCGCCGGGGTAAAGATTTCAAATCTCAAACTGGACCGCACCAACGTCACAGTGGAGGTCAACGGGAAGCCGCTGGATACGGGTTTGCGTAAATTCGGCGCGCTGCTGGGGGACGGTGCGGAGGTCGGCTGCAATGCGGTTTTGAATCCAGGCGCCATCGTCGGACGCGGCGCGATCATTTACCCCAATGTCAACTGGCGCGGCATTTTGCCCGCGAATGCGATCGCGAAGAATAAGTCAGTGGTTGAAGTCGTCGTAAAGCGGCCGCGAGGGAAATAGGGAATCTCGCGCGACTCTCCCGCCCGCGTCCCCATCAATCGAATTCACTTTCAAACCGGTGCCGGATGTTCTATGCAGCGCGCTTCGCGGCATGAAATGGAAACGGTCGATCAAAGGCAGCGCGCTGAGCCTCGTGGGGTTTCTGTTGTCCCCGCTGTCGGGGTGGAATGACCTGTTCGTCAACGTACCGCTGGCCCTGGCTTTCGCCTGGGTGATCAGCCTTTTTTATCCGCCGGCGTTCTCCGTCTCATTCATTCTCGGCTATTGGATGACGAACGTGCTCGGATTGATTCTCATGCAGAAGGGCGGTGAAGCGTTGCTGTCGGAAAACCCCGGTTCATACAATCGCAAGAAACTGATTCAGGATCTTGCTGTATCACTGGCTTACACGATTGCGATTGCGCTGCTGATCAAGTTCAAGATTGTCGAGCCTCTTCCCAATTATTTCCCGGACCGCTGAGAA
Coding sequences:
- a CDS encoding UDP-N-acetylglucosamine diphosphorylase — encoded protein: MFKPSDLYDLSQTEHAAIFESCEYAWEVLARISDYLKRNVSPALHNRCDGRAYIGEQVYIGPGTLVEDGAMIKGPAIIGRNCQIRHNAYIREHVIIGDDCVVGNSCELKNSFLFNDCQVPHFNYVGDSVIGHKAHLGAGVKISNLKLDRTNVTVEVNGKPLDTGLRKFGALLGDGAEVGCNAVLNPGAIVGRGAIIYPNVNWRGILPANAIAKNKSVVEVVVKRPRGK
- the purE gene encoding 5-(carboxyamino)imidazole ribonucleotide mutase, whose protein sequence is MPSKTKPLVGIIMGSHSDWETMQHAAAKLKELNVPYEVQVISAHRTPDVLFEYVGSAASRGLEVIIAGAGGAAHLPGVTAAKTELPVLGVPMESKALHGMDSLLSIVQMPAGVPVGTLAIGKPGAINAALFAVAILGRKYPQCRAAYRRFRRKQTRAGIANRQIKE